One Arthrobacter sp. StoSoilB19 DNA window includes the following coding sequences:
- the proB gene encoding glutamate 5-kinase yields the protein MTAEPAGRTADRSALAGARRIVVKVGSSSLTSIKGGISEESLTALADALAAKRNAGAEIILVSSGAIAAGLAPLGLAKRPRDLATQQAAASVGQGLLMARYTQAFGAHGVTVSQVLLTAEDLMRRSQHTNALRAMDRLLNLGVVPVVNENDTVATHEIRFGDNDRLAALVAHLVRADALVLLSDVDSLYDGPPAQGAKRIPLVTGAHDLEGVSIGKAGKAGVGTGGMMTKVEAASMAAGSGIHALVTSTSNAAAALNGEDVGTWFSVNGSRKPVRLLWLAHVASVQGRLVLDEGAVRAVRHHRTSLLPAGISAVQGDFEAGDAVELAGTDGIVVARGLVNYSSEELPRMLGRSTRELGEALGSGYDREVVHVDDLVLV from the coding sequence ATGACCGCGGAACCCGCCGGGCGGACGGCGGACAGGAGCGCACTGGCAGGCGCCCGCCGGATCGTCGTGAAGGTGGGCTCCTCGTCTCTGACCAGCATCAAGGGCGGCATCTCGGAGGAATCCCTGACCGCCCTGGCGGACGCACTCGCGGCCAAGCGCAACGCGGGCGCCGAGATCATCCTGGTCTCCTCCGGCGCCATCGCGGCCGGACTGGCCCCGCTGGGACTGGCCAAGCGCCCCCGCGACCTCGCCACCCAGCAGGCCGCCGCCAGCGTGGGCCAGGGGCTGCTGATGGCCCGGTACACCCAGGCCTTCGGCGCGCACGGCGTCACCGTCAGCCAGGTCCTGCTCACGGCCGAGGACCTGATGCGCCGCAGCCAGCACACCAACGCCCTCCGCGCCATGGACCGGCTGCTGAACCTCGGTGTGGTCCCCGTGGTCAACGAGAACGACACCGTGGCCACCCACGAAATTCGCTTCGGCGACAACGACCGGCTCGCCGCCCTCGTGGCGCACCTGGTGCGCGCCGACGCACTGGTGCTGCTGTCCGACGTCGACTCCCTCTATGACGGGCCGCCCGCCCAGGGTGCCAAGCGCATCCCCCTGGTCACCGGCGCGCACGACCTCGAGGGCGTTTCCATCGGCAAAGCGGGCAAGGCCGGTGTGGGAACCGGCGGGATGATGACAAAGGTGGAAGCTGCCAGCATGGCAGCAGGTTCGGGCATTCACGCCCTGGTGACCTCCACGTCCAACGCCGCCGCAGCCCTGAATGGCGAGGACGTGGGCACGTGGTTTTCCGTCAACGGTTCCCGCAAGCCCGTCCGGCTCCTGTGGCTGGCGCACGTTGCCTCGGTGCAGGGCCGCCTGGTCCTGGACGAGGGGGCGGTGCGTGCCGTGCGGCACCACCGCACCTCCCTGCTGCCGGCGGGGATTTCCGCGGTGCAGGGCGACTTTGAAGCGGGCGACGCCGTGGAACTGGCAGGAACCGACGGCATCGTTGTGGCCCGCGGCCTGGTGAACTACTCGTCGGAGGAGCTGCCCCGCATGCTGGGGCGTTCCACCCGGGAGCTGGGCGAGGCACTGGGCAGCGGCTATGACCGCGAAGTTGTTCATGTTGATGACCTGGTGCTGGTCTGA
- the obgE gene encoding GTPase ObgE — MASFVDRVVLHVSGGTGGHGCVSVHREKFKPLGGPDGGNGGNGGDVILRVDHQTTTLLDYHHAPHRHASNGGPGMGDWRGGKNGETLILPVPDGTVVKSKDGTVLADLVGEGTEYVAAAGGIGGLGNAALSSQKRRAPGFALLGIEGESRDIVLELKSIADIALVGFPSAGKSSLIAAMSAARPKIADYPFTTLVPNLGVVQAGDVRFTIADVPGLIEGASEGRGLGHHFLRHVERCAALVHVLDCGTLESERDPLSDLAIIEGELEKYAVDMSYAGQDGEVVPLNHRPRLVALNKVDLPDGKDMAEFVRPELESRGYRVFEVSATSHEGLRQLGFAMAEIVKAARDAVAAAPPKVQPAVLRPRAVNEAGFKIRREEKNLEPLFRVLGEKPERWVKQTDFTNEEAIGYLADRLAKLGVETELFKQGAKPGDTVVIGGDDGVVFDWEPTMMAGAELLASPRGTDVRFADIGDRPTRSQKRDEQQERRDAKAAARAELEAERKAGIWTESVSGRRAAHPVKESGLEADDDL; from the coding sequence GTGGCCAGCTTTGTAGACCGGGTAGTACTGCACGTATCCGGCGGTACCGGCGGCCATGGGTGCGTCTCCGTCCACCGCGAGAAGTTCAAGCCGCTGGGCGGACCCGACGGCGGCAACGGGGGCAACGGCGGCGACGTGATCCTCCGCGTCGACCACCAGACCACCACGCTTCTTGACTACCACCACGCACCGCACCGGCACGCCAGCAACGGCGGCCCCGGCATGGGTGACTGGCGCGGCGGCAAAAACGGTGAAACCCTCATCCTGCCCGTCCCGGACGGCACCGTGGTGAAGTCCAAGGACGGCACCGTCCTGGCTGACCTCGTCGGCGAGGGCACCGAGTACGTGGCCGCCGCAGGCGGCATTGGCGGACTCGGCAACGCCGCCCTGTCCTCGCAAAAGCGCCGCGCCCCCGGCTTTGCGCTGCTGGGCATCGAAGGCGAGTCCCGCGACATCGTCCTGGAACTGAAGTCCATCGCCGACATCGCGCTGGTGGGTTTCCCGTCGGCCGGCAAGTCCAGCCTCATCGCGGCGATGTCCGCGGCCCGGCCCAAGATCGCTGACTACCCGTTCACCACGCTGGTTCCCAACCTCGGCGTCGTGCAGGCCGGAGACGTGCGGTTCACCATCGCCGACGTACCCGGGCTCATCGAAGGTGCCAGCGAGGGACGCGGCCTGGGCCACCACTTCCTGCGGCACGTGGAGCGCTGCGCAGCCCTGGTGCACGTGCTGGACTGCGGCACGCTGGAATCGGAGCGCGACCCGTTGTCGGACCTCGCCATCATCGAGGGCGAGCTGGAGAAGTACGCCGTCGACATGAGCTACGCAGGCCAGGACGGCGAAGTGGTACCCCTGAACCACCGCCCCCGGCTGGTGGCCCTGAACAAGGTAGACCTGCCCGACGGCAAGGACATGGCCGAATTCGTGCGTCCGGAACTCGAATCCCGCGGCTACCGCGTGTTCGAGGTGTCCGCCACCAGCCATGAGGGCCTGCGCCAGCTGGGCTTCGCCATGGCGGAGATCGTCAAGGCGGCCCGCGACGCCGTCGCTGCCGCACCGCCCAAGGTCCAGCCCGCCGTACTGCGTCCCCGCGCCGTCAACGAGGCCGGCTTCAAGATCCGGCGCGAGGAAAAGAACCTGGAGCCGCTGTTCCGCGTCCTCGGCGAAAAGCCCGAACGCTGGGTCAAGCAGACCGACTTCACCAACGAGGAAGCCATCGGCTACCTTGCGGACCGGCTCGCCAAGCTCGGCGTGGAGACTGAACTGTTCAAGCAGGGCGCCAAGCCGGGCGACACCGTGGTCATCGGCGGGGACGACGGTGTCGTCTTCGACTGGGAGCCCACCATGATGGCAGGGGCCGAGCTCCTGGCGTCACCGCGCGGCACCGATGTGCGGTTCGCAGACATTGGGGATCGGCCCACCCGCAGCCAGAAGCGCGATGAGCAGCAGGAGCGCCGTGACGCCAAGGCCGCCGCCCGGGCCGAGCTCGAGGCGGAACGGAAAGCCGGTATCTGGACCGAATCCGTCAGTGGCCGCCGCGCTGCCCACCCTGTGAAGGAGAGCGGACTGGAAGCGGACGATGACCTCTAG
- the rpmA gene encoding 50S ribosomal protein L27, which produces MAHKKGASSTRNGRDSNAQYLGVKRFGGQVVSAGEIIVRQRGTHFHPGAGVGRGGDDTLFALTPGAVEFGTRRGRRVVNIVAAAAAE; this is translated from the coding sequence ATGGCACATAAAAAGGGCGCGAGCTCCACTCGCAACGGTCGCGATTCCAACGCTCAGTACCTCGGCGTCAAGCGCTTCGGCGGCCAGGTTGTTTCGGCCGGCGAGATCATCGTCCGCCAGCGTGGCACCCACTTCCACCCGGGCGCCGGCGTTGGCCGTGGCGGCGACGACACCCTGTTCGCCCTGACCCCGGGCGCCGTTGAATTCGGCACCCGCCGCGGTCGTCGCGTAGTCAACATCGTTGCTGCTGCAGCTGCAGAGTAA
- the rplU gene encoding 50S ribosomal protein L21 has product MVYAIVRAGGRQEKVSVGDFVTLNRVAGGAGSTIELPALLLVDGDKVTSAAADLAKVTVTAEILQDLRGPKIVIQKFKNKTGYKKRQGHRQELTKVKITGIK; this is encoded by the coding sequence GTGGTGTACGCGATTGTCCGCGCAGGCGGCCGCCAAGAGAAGGTTTCCGTTGGAGACTTCGTTACCCTGAACCGCGTCGCCGGTGGAGCCGGCAGCACCATTGAGCTGCCCGCACTGCTCCTGGTTGATGGTGACAAGGTCACCTCCGCCGCCGCTGACCTGGCCAAGGTAACTGTTACGGCTGAAATCCTCCAGGACCTGCGTGGTCCTAAGATTGTCATCCAGAAGTTCAAGAACAAGACCGGCTACAAGAAGCGCCAGGGTCACCGCCAGGAACTGACCAAGGTCAAGATCACCGGCATCAAGTAA
- the thiD gene encoding bifunctional hydroxymethylpyrimidine kinase/phosphomethylpyrimidine kinase, with the protein MPLPTASGVAPALPGGRDVPRVLSIAGSDPSGGAGIQADLKSIAAHGGYGMAAITALTAQNTRGVQSVHVPPAGFLAQQLDAVSDDISIDAVKIGMLGDESVIRTVRQWLEKARPAVVVLDPVMVATSGDRLLKESAEAALRELLPLAHLITPNLPELALLLGMEPAKDWDTALDQGRRLAEATGATVLVKGGHLSGLDCPDALVNTSGLLGPDVVEVQGKRVSTRNSHGTGCSLSSAMATVQARLGNWEASLRTVKPWLAGALENSGQLEVGQGNGPVHHFHHVRPVLEEGGFAARLWSEAQQDLADIYALDFIHGLASGDLPEKDFAYYLAQDALYLNGYSRVLARASALAPSEAEQLFWAGSAQQCLEVESELHRSWLSTRPAPKGLGPVTKSYVDHLTAASASGSYAVLAAAVLPCFWLYAEVGGKLHARFLASGEPDGHAYAAWLRTYADEGFAEATRKAIAIVDAAGRTAPDHERAAMVTAFKQSCRLEVEFFDAPRLHS; encoded by the coding sequence ATGCCCCTGCCCACAGCGTCCGGCGTGGCCCCCGCGCTGCCTGGGGGCCGCGATGTCCCGCGCGTCCTCTCCATTGCAGGCTCCGACCCGTCCGGCGGGGCCGGGATCCAGGCGGACCTCAAAAGCATTGCCGCCCATGGCGGATACGGCATGGCCGCGATCACGGCACTCACGGCGCAAAACACCCGGGGCGTGCAGTCCGTCCACGTCCCGCCGGCCGGCTTCCTGGCCCAGCAGCTGGACGCGGTCAGTGACGACATCAGCATCGACGCCGTCAAGATCGGCATGCTGGGCGACGAGTCGGTGATCCGCACTGTCCGCCAGTGGCTCGAAAAGGCCCGTCCCGCCGTCGTGGTCCTGGACCCCGTCATGGTGGCCACCAGCGGCGACAGGCTGCTGAAGGAATCCGCCGAAGCCGCGCTCCGGGAACTGCTGCCCCTTGCCCACCTCATCACCCCCAACCTTCCCGAGCTCGCGCTGCTGCTGGGCATGGAGCCGGCGAAGGACTGGGACACCGCGCTGGACCAGGGCAGGCGCCTGGCGGAAGCCACCGGAGCCACCGTGCTGGTCAAGGGTGGCCACCTTTCAGGCCTCGACTGCCCGGATGCGCTGGTGAACACTTCGGGCCTCCTGGGGCCGGACGTGGTGGAAGTGCAGGGGAAGCGGGTTTCCACGCGGAACAGCCACGGGACGGGCTGTTCCCTGTCCTCTGCCATGGCAACAGTCCAGGCCCGTTTGGGCAATTGGGAGGCATCACTGCGAACGGTCAAGCCCTGGCTGGCCGGCGCACTTGAGAACTCCGGCCAATTGGAGGTGGGCCAGGGGAACGGCCCCGTACACCACTTCCACCACGTGCGGCCGGTCCTGGAGGAGGGCGGCTTCGCGGCCCGGTTGTGGTCGGAAGCCCAACAGGACCTGGCGGACATCTACGCACTGGACTTCATCCACGGCCTGGCGTCAGGAGACCTTCCGGAGAAGGATTTTGCCTACTACCTGGCGCAGGATGCCCTCTACCTGAACGGCTACTCCAGGGTGCTGGCACGGGCCAGCGCGCTGGCCCCCTCGGAGGCCGAGCAGCTTTTCTGGGCCGGATCCGCGCAGCAGTGCCTTGAGGTGGAATCGGAACTCCACCGCTCGTGGCTCAGCACCCGCCCGGCCCCGAAGGGCCTGGGCCCGGTCACCAAGTCATACGTGGACCACCTCACGGCAGCGTCGGCGTCGGGCAGCTATGCCGTCCTCGCCGCCGCCGTGCTTCCCTGCTTCTGGCTCTACGCCGAAGTCGGCGGGAAGCTCCACGCCCGGTTCCTGGCCTCGGGCGAACCGGACGGCCATGCCTACGCGGCCTGGCTCCGGACGTACGCCGACGAGGGCTTCGCCGAAGCCACCCGCAAAGCCATCGCCATCGTGGATGCAGCCGGACGGACCGCGCCGGACCATGAGAGGGCGGCGATGGTGACGGCGTTCAAGCAGTCCTGCCGCCTGGAAGTGGAGTTCTTCGACGCGCCGAGGCTGCATTCCTGA
- a CDS encoding ribonuclease E/G, with protein sequence MDNDQELAVNDDAPAAEAAAAPKRAVRTRRKTAPKTEEAVTDAAATAPEAAAPEASGDSPSAEAAAAPKAPARRTRARRKADAPEPLPAFADDAEATAAAGTAPVDAVSVDAASVDAPAPAVAGEDAAAAPAATADAETKPVRRRRVATRKAASPAAPPAAEAAAADAVAAEPAIPEAPAQEPAREEAAAQEAAPAQEQPQEPAAAAEAAGAPGPARETPAVAKEEHAAVKEQSAPAAAASPFGSLFLEPASPTSVLFQAPDLSTVVRPAAPAVEEPEEEETDDGDDSSSRRRRRSRGRRGRSRVGDKADEDIEGGSAEADAEDEADEDSATQAEDGVTSRRRRRRRRGDQDLELTGGEGDDPPNTVTRVRAPRAVSEAPVNNRVTSVKGSTRLEAKKQRRRESRDTGRRRTVITEAEFLARRESVDRQMIVRQRDDRIQIAVLEDGVLAEHFVSKTQQDSLIGNVYLGKVQNVLPSMEAAFVDIGRGRNAVLYAGEVNWEAVNLEGKQRRIENALKSGDTVLVQVTKDPVGHKGARLTSQISLPGRYLVYVPGGSMTGISRKLPDVERNRLKRILKDRLPEHAGVIVRTAAEGASEEELTHDINRLRAQWEGIESQSQSTKILAPELLYGEPDLTIKVVRDVFNEDFSKLIVSGEEAWDTIEAYVTYVAPDLVGRLEKWTKDQDIFSAWRIDEQIHKALERKVFLPSGGSLVIDRTEAMTVVDVNTGKFTGSGGNLEETVTKNNLEAAEEVVRQLRLRDIGGIIVIDFIDMVLESNRDLVLRRLVECLGRDRTKHQVAEVTSLGLVQMTRKRMGTGLLEVFGEQCEACAGRGVVTHDDPVEHRRANIVAAEHHVQRADSRPEARGEAHRPEGQRADGGQPGVRPERKRRRGRGGQQPEAAPAPAVHVHTVLPDPTDAERHAKAEATRLALANIAAAAHAAHLHDDEVAATRQAPSAEPAQVPVEEKHDADGPARPAAVLTFGGEEVPLPFVEHAEDQHPRPALTLDRLAEAFAHLGQPASPVENAPAKAAGTVKPAEQSAPKQSVPEQQPGGGAEARAAVEAPAEKDYSDHTLEQSRQRRPRRHRAASRAQGAANETAVQHHENVQATGAGHSHAAKVPDTANAQPAAAEPGKPAGEPIILGVGVPASEL encoded by the coding sequence ATGGACAATGATCAGGAACTGGCCGTTAACGATGATGCACCGGCTGCCGAGGCTGCTGCTGCACCCAAGAGGGCTGTACGTACCCGCCGGAAAACGGCTCCCAAGACCGAAGAAGCCGTGACGGATGCAGCGGCCACGGCGCCGGAGGCAGCCGCCCCTGAAGCAAGCGGCGACTCGCCGTCGGCGGAAGCCGCCGCGGCGCCCAAGGCCCCGGCCCGCCGCACCCGCGCCCGCAGGAAAGCGGACGCCCCCGAACCCCTGCCCGCCTTCGCTGATGACGCAGAGGCAACCGCTGCCGCCGGCACTGCGCCTGTTGATGCTGTGTCCGTCGATGCTGCGTCCGTTGATGCCCCGGCACCGGCCGTGGCCGGTGAAGACGCTGCCGCAGCACCTGCTGCCACGGCGGACGCCGAAACCAAACCTGTTCGCCGCCGTCGGGTAGCCACCCGCAAGGCCGCGTCCCCGGCTGCCCCGCCCGCGGCGGAAGCCGCGGCAGCGGACGCCGTCGCTGCAGAACCAGCAATCCCGGAAGCTCCGGCACAGGAACCGGCCCGGGAGGAAGCTGCCGCCCAGGAAGCAGCTCCTGCGCAGGAGCAGCCCCAGGAGCCCGCCGCGGCCGCCGAGGCCGCCGGTGCCCCCGGGCCTGCCCGGGAAACCCCCGCTGTGGCCAAGGAAGAGCACGCTGCGGTCAAGGAACAGTCCGCCCCCGCCGCGGCCGCCAGCCCCTTTGGCTCCCTCTTCCTGGAGCCTGCATCGCCCACATCCGTGCTCTTCCAGGCCCCGGACCTCAGTACCGTGGTCCGTCCCGCAGCACCCGCCGTCGAGGAACCTGAAGAGGAAGAAACCGACGACGGCGACGATTCCTCCAGCCGCCGCCGTCGCCGCAGCCGCGGCCGCAGGGGCCGCAGCCGCGTCGGCGACAAGGCGGACGAGGACATCGAGGGTGGCAGCGCCGAGGCTGACGCCGAGGACGAGGCCGACGAGGACAGCGCCACACAAGCCGAGGACGGCGTGACGTCCCGCCGCCGCCGTCGCCGCCGGCGCGGTGACCAGGACCTGGAGCTGACCGGCGGGGAAGGCGACGACCCGCCCAACACGGTGACGAGGGTCCGTGCCCCGCGCGCGGTCAGTGAAGCGCCGGTCAACAACCGGGTCACCAGCGTCAAGGGCTCCACCCGCCTTGAGGCCAAGAAGCAGCGCCGCCGCGAATCCCGCGACACCGGCCGCCGCCGCACCGTCATCACCGAGGCCGAGTTCCTGGCCCGCCGCGAATCCGTGGACCGGCAGATGATCGTCCGCCAGCGCGACGACAGAATCCAGATCGCCGTCCTTGAAGACGGTGTCCTGGCCGAGCATTTCGTGTCCAAGACCCAGCAGGACTCGCTCATTGGCAACGTCTACCTGGGCAAGGTCCAGAACGTGCTGCCGTCAATGGAAGCTGCGTTCGTGGACATCGGGCGTGGCCGCAACGCCGTGCTGTACGCCGGTGAGGTCAACTGGGAAGCCGTCAACCTCGAAGGCAAGCAGCGCCGCATCGAGAACGCGCTCAAATCCGGCGACACCGTCCTGGTCCAGGTGACCAAGGATCCCGTCGGCCACAAGGGTGCCCGGCTGACCAGCCAGATCTCCCTTCCCGGCCGCTACCTGGTCTACGTGCCCGGCGGCTCCATGACCGGCATCTCCCGCAAGCTGCCCGACGTCGAACGCAACCGCCTCAAGCGCATCCTCAAGGACCGCCTGCCCGAGCACGCCGGCGTCATCGTCCGGACCGCCGCGGAAGGTGCCTCGGAAGAGGAACTGACGCACGACATCAACCGCCTGCGCGCCCAGTGGGAAGGCATCGAAAGCCAGTCCCAGTCCACCAAGATCCTGGCCCCGGAGCTGCTGTACGGCGAACCGGACCTGACCATCAAGGTGGTCCGGGACGTCTTCAACGAGGACTTCTCCAAACTGATCGTCTCCGGTGAGGAGGCCTGGGACACCATCGAGGCCTACGTCACGTACGTGGCGCCGGACCTGGTGGGCCGCCTCGAGAAGTGGACCAAGGACCAGGACATCTTCTCCGCCTGGCGCATCGACGAGCAGATCCACAAGGCCCTTGAGCGGAAGGTGTTCCTGCCCTCCGGCGGCTCCCTGGTCATCGACCGCACCGAGGCCATGACCGTGGTGGACGTCAACACCGGCAAGTTCACCGGCAGCGGCGGCAACCTCGAGGAGACCGTCACCAAGAACAACCTGGAAGCTGCCGAGGAAGTGGTGCGCCAGCTGCGGCTGCGCGACATCGGCGGCATCATCGTGATCGACTTCATCGACATGGTGCTCGAATCCAACCGCGACCTGGTCCTGCGCCGCCTGGTGGAATGCCTGGGCCGCGACCGGACCAAGCACCAGGTTGCCGAGGTCACGTCGCTGGGCCTGGTCCAGATGACCCGCAAGCGCATGGGGACGGGCCTGCTGGAAGTCTTCGGCGAGCAGTGTGAGGCCTGCGCCGGCCGGGGCGTAGTGACGCACGACGATCCCGTGGAGCACCGCCGCGCCAACATTGTGGCGGCCGAGCACCACGTCCAGCGCGCCGACAGCCGCCCCGAAGCCCGCGGGGAAGCCCACCGCCCCGAAGGGCAGCGGGCCGATGGCGGCCAGCCCGGAGTCCGTCCCGAGCGCAAACGGCGGCGGGGACGCGGCGGCCAGCAGCCCGAGGCTGCCCCGGCGCCTGCTGTCCACGTCCACACCGTCCTGCCGGACCCCACAGACGCAGAGCGGCACGCCAAGGCAGAGGCCACCCGGCTTGCCCTGGCGAACATCGCGGCTGCCGCCCATGCGGCCCACCTGCATGACGATGAGGTGGCAGCCACCCGGCAGGCACCGTCCGCCGAGCCGGCGCAGGTCCCTGTTGAAGAGAAGCACGACGCCGATGGCCCGGCACGCCCCGCAGCTGTCCTGACCTTCGGCGGCGAGGAAGTCCCGCTTCCCTTCGTGGAGCACGCTGAGGACCAGCATCCCAGGCCCGCCCTCACGCTGGACCGGCTCGCGGAAGCCTTCGCCCACCTCGGCCAGCCGGCTTCCCCCGTGGAGAACGCGCCCGCCAAGGCCGCAGGCACGGTGAAGCCGGCCGAACAGTCAGCGCCCAAACAGTCGGTGCCCGAACAGCAGCCCGGCGGGGGAGCGGAGGCGCGTGCCGCCGTGGAAGCTCCGGCGGAAAAGGACTACTCCGACCACACGCTGGAGCAGTCCCGGCAACGCAGGCCGCGGCGCCACCGCGCTGCCAGCCGGGCCCAAGGTGCCGCAAATGAAACCGCTGTCCAGCACCACGAGAACGTCCAGGCGACAGGCGCGGGGCACTCGCACGCAGCCAAGGTTCCGGACACCGCCAACGCACAGCCCGCTGCGGCGGAGCCCGGCAAGCCGGCAGGGGAACCGATCATCCTCGGCGTCGGCGTCCCCGCCTCGGAGCTCTAA
- a CDS encoding vitamin K epoxide reductase family protein, with protein MPSISPVSAHETERATDPQATAAAGVPRMARNRPFGWLLVITGIVGWLASGTLVLEKLEVLKDPNHTTVCDVNPWISCGQVMQTWQSSLFGFPNMFIGIVAFAITITVGMALLSGATFARWYWMGLQVGVTLGFAFVVWLWSQALYSIHILCPFCMIVWAAMIPLFVWTTIRNITAGVIPMPAGAARVLGDSGWIITALLYVAVVATIFFAFIQVFAGTSGF; from the coding sequence ATGCCCAGCATCTCCCCCGTCAGCGCCCATGAAACGGAAAGGGCCACGGATCCGCAGGCCACTGCGGCCGCAGGCGTTCCGCGGATGGCCCGGAACCGGCCCTTCGGCTGGCTGCTGGTCATCACCGGAATCGTGGGCTGGCTTGCCTCCGGAACCCTGGTCCTGGAAAAGCTCGAAGTCCTCAAGGACCCCAACCACACCACCGTCTGCGACGTGAACCCCTGGATCTCCTGCGGCCAGGTCATGCAGACGTGGCAGAGTTCGCTGTTCGGTTTCCCCAACATGTTCATCGGTATCGTCGCGTTCGCCATCACCATAACCGTGGGCATGGCGTTGCTGTCCGGTGCCACGTTCGCGCGGTGGTACTGGATGGGGCTTCAGGTGGGCGTCACGCTCGGCTTCGCCTTCGTGGTGTGGCTGTGGTCCCAGGCCCTGTATTCGATCCACATCCTGTGCCCGTTCTGCATGATCGTCTGGGCGGCCATGATTCCGCTCTTTGTGTGGACCACCATCAGGAACATCACGGCCGGAGTGATCCCAATGCCCGCGGGGGCGGCCCGCGTGCTGGGTGATTCCGGCTGGATCATCACGGCACTGCTGTACGTGGCCGTCGTCGCCACCATCTTCTTCGCGTTCATCCAGGTCTTTGCGGGCACGTCAGGCTTCTGA
- the ndk gene encoding nucleoside-diphosphate kinase, producing MTTERTLVLIKPDGVARNLTGAILARIEAKGYSLVELKKVDATRELLEQHYEEHVGKPFYEPLVEFMLSGPVVAAIFEGHRVIEGFRSLAGTTDPTTAAPGTIRGDFGRDWGLKVQQNLVHGSDSTDSAEREIKIWFQG from the coding sequence GTGACTACAGAGCGCACCCTCGTCCTGATCAAGCCCGACGGCGTCGCCCGTAACCTGACCGGCGCCATCCTGGCCCGCATTGAAGCCAAGGGCTACAGCCTTGTTGAGCTGAAAAAGGTCGACGCCACCCGTGAGCTGCTGGAGCAGCATTACGAGGAGCACGTAGGCAAGCCGTTCTACGAGCCGCTGGTGGAGTTCATGCTCAGCGGACCCGTGGTGGCGGCCATCTTCGAAGGCCACCGCGTCATTGAAGGGTTCCGGTCACTGGCCGGCACCACGGACCCCACGACCGCGGCCCCGGGCACCATTCGCGGCGACTTCGGCCGGGACTGGGGCCTGAAGGTCCAGCAGAACCTGGTGCACGGCTCCGACTCAACCGACTCCGCCGAGCGCGAGATCAAGATCTGGTTCCAGGGCTGA
- a CDS encoding DUF4233 domain-containing protein, producing MARLTKAQREWRPGMPKKRRSTKVMFASTVLLLEAFVMFFATLVVFGLRRGEFPPALILGVGIALSVVMIFACAVLNRPWGIGLGWILQLVLILTGIFEPAMFLVGGLFAAAWWYGIRTGIRLDREAAQRAREQAEWEAAHPDGAGPAQPQSP from the coding sequence GTGGCCAGATTGACCAAGGCCCAGCGCGAGTGGCGTCCCGGCATGCCCAAGAAGCGCCGCTCCACCAAGGTGATGTTCGCTTCCACGGTGCTGCTCCTGGAAGCGTTCGTCATGTTCTTCGCCACCCTGGTGGTGTTTGGCCTGCGCCGCGGGGAGTTTCCGCCGGCACTGATCCTCGGCGTGGGGATCGCACTCAGCGTGGTCATGATCTTCGCCTGCGCGGTCCTCAACAGGCCCTGGGGCATCGGCCTGGGCTGGATCCTGCAGCTGGTCCTGATCCTCACAGGCATCTTCGAGCCGGCCATGTTCCTGGTGGGTGGGCTTTTCGCCGCGGCCTGGTGGTACGGAATCCGCACCGGCATCCGGCTGGACCGCGAGGCTGCGCAGCGGGCACGCGAACAGGCCGAATGGGAAGCCGCCCACCCGGACGGGGCCGGTCCCGCCCAGCCCCAGTCCCCGTAA